One segment of Segatella copri DNA contains the following:
- a CDS encoding T9SS type A sorting domain-containing protein, giving the protein MRLLSTLCLSLLLGASGTAAMASSKASFAKKFKNADIHRLVSVPGMVDCSNSAYQMRQAGFANISNAPTRVGDTPTNSASGEAYGWVTGSDGGNWYFTQSIVSRDSVFSEYYTAHFHESSEITLFDNNHKQVGSFSVKVPEGWKHVQNITPYGPVTKKLFDKDGKSNEILVEFHDAFNGENKYLTRAYDVNTGEIKFEMEGTGLVFDASKGWNSYQRLIMTHESDSLYNIDVIAPPASGQDNWYVEHTFSFNIDNRISYLQGSCFNCMNVDGTPYYVLAQYEKPYTDTDAGDGNQDIVQNPDNFLVLRTLNKNYKQVDSLRVSINAPEGVPYRSAAFGLFGNNDLSEGYFSNNGKLNYVVELLDYTPSLDADLASFAVYDSEHGKLKDICDKVTSNQWALLNTIHGKSDQMWFLQTLGTGESAGQQIQLVDVPSCKKAGVLPQNIDGNNISSNFDRYPTSANAQGYQYVIALANAEGSEAGEVLAPIAWVNPDCTIDHVDRLNLGTKAELFTPLLNSTSLNPYLFNTDDDMEYVYLAKKRREDGSNKLDNVLEVAKVDGTVLKSWRGDDTHSISQAGFPVMNELGKYQMFVVFSDTKNNKYDMSFYDLPFTKFEQGGKGTVEDPYLISTTGDFQQMALEPTKSYKLVADIDMAKAAQWWTPIKSFTGSLDGDGHTVYNLGIRTTEGHVGLFGSLDINGVAKNLIFVNPTVDVTNTNQYIGVLAGETSYSTDSKAKGANVDSVFVYGAKIAGEDAMVSAAGGLVGCANLYTNIANSSFQGEISLPNSENVGGIVGQTRTSSGVNACYANVNATAKSNLGGIVGIAGSVQDKCAFSNCEVRGKLTAENTVGGFIGDNFFNGISNVISHADIVATSKSAWNGYAAGGIVGVMESAWNGGAGYVKNCVFDGSIKAFENGEEVSNPATTHQIAGRTIADEDYAAGETPKTETRFSNNYTANNVGNTDAASVEGAFKAAKEMNKDFFAGLEYAYGSTLAEPWKEDGSKVPTLYFNNIAKALAVSADDVTVGTDDKGAVVVQVSVYGMENADLESDLEVSATGNATATLGEAHGNSIDLVIKGTKMGIGEVTVSFGEFSATINVTVLKNYVSGIENVEDAAALVIKAADAQISAEGADAIYVYSVNGKLVGKTSGAAFSTAGLTSGLYIVKATDKAGHKATAKFVIK; this is encoded by the coding sequence ATGAGATTATTATCTACACTTTGCCTCTCTTTGCTCCTGGGAGCAAGCGGCACAGCGGCGATGGCCTCCAGCAAGGCATCGTTTGCCAAGAAGTTTAAGAATGCTGATATCCATCGCCTGGTTTCTGTGCCAGGTATGGTGGATTGCAGCAACAGTGCTTACCAGATGCGCCAAGCTGGCTTTGCCAATATCAGCAATGCTCCTACACGCGTAGGCGATACTCCTACCAATTCGGCTTCGGGTGAGGCTTACGGATGGGTTACCGGTTCTGACGGCGGCAACTGGTATTTCACCCAGAGCATCGTTTCTAGAGACTCAGTATTTAGCGAGTATTATACTGCTCACTTCCATGAGTCTTCAGAAATCACGCTGTTCGATAACAACCACAAGCAGGTGGGCTCTTTCAGCGTCAAGGTTCCTGAGGGATGGAAGCATGTACAAAACATCACTCCATACGGTCCTGTTACCAAGAAACTTTTCGATAAGGACGGGAAGTCTAACGAAATCCTGGTGGAGTTCCACGATGCCTTCAACGGCGAAAACAAGTATCTGACTCGTGCCTACGATGTCAATACCGGTGAAATCAAGTTCGAGATGGAGGGTACCGGTCTGGTATTCGATGCATCTAAGGGCTGGAACAGCTACCAGCGCCTGATCATGACTCACGAGTCTGACAGCCTGTATAACATCGATGTCATCGCTCCTCCTGCCTCGGGACAGGACAATTGGTACGTGGAGCATACCTTCAGCTTCAACATCGATAACCGAATCAGCTATCTGCAGGGTTCCTGCTTCAACTGTATGAACGTGGATGGCACTCCTTACTATGTTCTGGCACAGTATGAGAAGCCATATACCGATACCGATGCTGGTGATGGTAACCAGGATATCGTACAGAATCCAGACAACTTCCTGGTGTTGAGAACTTTGAACAAGAACTACAAGCAGGTGGATAGCCTCCGTGTTTCCATCAATGCTCCTGAGGGTGTTCCTTACCGTTCTGCTGCCTTCGGTCTCTTCGGCAACAACGACTTGTCTGAGGGCTACTTCAGCAACAACGGCAAATTGAACTACGTGGTAGAGCTTCTCGACTATACTCCTTCTCTGGATGCCGACCTGGCTTCATTCGCCGTTTACGATTCAGAGCATGGTAAGTTGAAGGATATCTGCGACAAGGTGACAAGCAACCAGTGGGCTTTGCTGAACACCATCCATGGCAAGTCTGACCAGATGTGGTTCCTGCAGACCCTGGGTACAGGCGAGAGTGCTGGCCAGCAGATTCAGCTGGTAGATGTTCCTTCCTGCAAGAAGGCAGGTGTGTTGCCACAGAACATCGATGGTAACAACATCTCATCTAACTTCGACCGTTACCCAACTTCTGCCAATGCGCAGGGCTATCAGTATGTCATCGCTTTGGCAAATGCAGAGGGTAGCGAGGCTGGTGAGGTTCTGGCTCCTATCGCTTGGGTGAACCCTGATTGCACTATCGATCACGTAGACAGACTTAACCTGGGTACAAAGGCTGAGCTCTTCACTCCATTGCTCAACAGCACATCACTCAACCCATATCTCTTCAACACAGATGATGATATGGAATATGTATACCTTGCCAAGAAGCGCCGCGAGGATGGTAGCAACAAGCTCGACAACGTCTTGGAGGTTGCCAAGGTTGACGGAACCGTCCTGAAGTCATGGCGTGGTGATGATACTCATTCTATCTCACAGGCAGGTTTCCCTGTGATGAACGAATTGGGCAAGTACCAGATGTTCGTTGTGTTCAGCGATACTAAGAACAACAAGTATGACATGAGCTTCTACGACCTTCCTTTCACCAAGTTTGAGCAGGGTGGTAAGGGTACTGTAGAGGATCCATACCTGATTTCTACTACGGGTGACTTCCAGCAGATGGCTCTGGAGCCAACCAAGAGCTACAAGCTGGTGGCTGACATCGATATGGCGAAGGCTGCACAGTGGTGGACTCCTATCAAGAGCTTTACTGGTTCTTTGGATGGTGATGGCCATACTGTATATAACCTCGGTATCAGAACTACAGAAGGTCATGTAGGTTTGTTTGGCTCACTCGATATCAATGGTGTTGCCAAGAACTTGATTTTCGTGAACCCTACTGTTGATGTAACCAATACCAACCAGTATATAGGTGTGTTGGCTGGTGAGACCAGCTATTCTACTGATAGCAAGGCTAAGGGTGCCAATGTGGATAGTGTATTTGTTTATGGTGCCAAGATTGCCGGTGAGGATGCAATGGTTTCTGCTGCGGGTGGTCTCGTAGGTTGCGCTAATCTCTATACCAATATTGCCAACAGTTCTTTCCAGGGTGAAATCTCTTTGCCTAACTCAGAGAATGTGGGTGGTATCGTTGGTCAGACTCGTACAAGTTCTGGCGTAAATGCATGCTATGCAAATGTAAATGCCACAGCCAAGAGCAATCTGGGTGGTATCGTTGGTATTGCAGGTTCTGTTCAGGATAAGTGTGCGTTCTCCAACTGCGAGGTTCGCGGTAAGTTGACTGCAGAGAATACTGTAGGTGGTTTCATCGGTGATAATTTCTTCAACGGTATCTCTAATGTGATCAGCCATGCTGATATCGTAGCAACCAGCAAGTCTGCCTGGAACGGATATGCTGCAGGTGGTATCGTTGGTGTGATGGAGAGCGCCTGGAATGGTGGTGCCGGTTATGTAAAGAACTGCGTCTTCGACGGCTCTATCAAGGCTTTCGAGAATGGTGAAGAGGTAAGCAACCCTGCTACTACTCATCAGATTGCCGGTAGAACTATCGCTGATGAGGACTATGCTGCGGGTGAGACTCCTAAGACAGAGACTCGCTTTTCTAACAACTATACTGCCAACAATGTGGGTAACACAGATGCTGCCAGCGTTGAGGGTGCCTTCAAGGCAGCCAAGGAAATGAACAAGGACTTCTTCGCAGGTTTGGAGTATGCTTACGGAAGCACTCTCGCTGAGCCTTGGAAGGAGGACGGAAGCAAGGTTCCTACTCTTTACTTCAACAATATCGCAAAGGCTCTCGCTGTTAGCGCAGATGATGTAACTGTAGGTACTGACGATAAGGGCGCTGTTGTAGTTCAGGTTTCTGTATATGGTATGGAGAACGCAGACCTGGAGTCTGACCTGGAAGTTTCTGCTACTGGTAATGCTACTGCTACTCTTGGTGAGGCTCATGGCAACAGCATCGACCTGGTTATCAAGGGTACGAAGATGGGTATCGGTGAGGTTACCGTTAGCTTCGGTGAGTTCTCTGCTACAATCAATGTAACAGTTCTCAAGAACTATGTAAGCGGTATCGAGAACGTAGAGGATGCTGCGGCTTTGGTTATCAAGGCAGCTGACGCTCAGATTTCTGCCGAGGGTGCTGACGCTATCTATGTTTACAGCGTAAACGGCAAGCTCGTAGGCAAGACTTCTGGTGCTGCTTTCAGCACAGCAGGTTTGACCTCTGGTCTCTACATCGTAAAGGCAACTGATAAGGCTGGTCATAAGGCTACAGCCAAGTTTGTTATCAAGTAA
- a CDS encoding M6 family metalloprotease domain-containing protein, translated as MKKLIIFSLLVVCFVQATFAIPAYPKPLKVKQADGSWITIQMHGDEHGHYVMTSDGIPLVFNAQLRNYEYADWKNGEVQASGIKATEASDRSAQVKKFIESQDKSAILESFKRARLQQLQQVFSARRNASLKNGINSASPLSAVSSLVSRSSSNPQEEKLNNFPTTGEVHSLVILVQFADTKFSTVGSDAHQFFNSMLNEPGFTYSNGANGSARDFYVNSSNGKFQPQFDVIGPVTLPKKYSYYGANKGSSTDNPVALEEFVREACTLADPLVDFSQYDHNQDGFIDNIYFFYAGKGEADSGDGNAIWPHSAYYADIAKEAGGTQKSLKLDGIEVGNYTCSNEINGTIITPQPAGIGTFVHEFGHVLGLADHYDIYYGMATFTPGSFDTMDRASYNNNGNTPAAFSAYERACLGWLDLTVLKNGVDTLNVLPDLNDSNKAYMVPVGGTNDQEYFIMENRQQKGWDAFIPGHGMLLWHIDYDAKAWEKNELNITGTHQRVDIVEADNKLTDNTRSGDPFPGTSNVSQCNLTSWAGGKVMSLDDIEEKDGIINLMLGGLNLKLNTPDVKVTEIQDSSIVVGWTDVPVAKRYVLNISSVVNGKKEPLPLYNNKVYTAAQPSLHVERLSPETTYEITLQANRGSYSSDVYTQQFTTAAIPFSKYYVTDVKATAVGKTGFTASWKGMEAADDYVVTLHQLVYASEATQKGYDFGNELEGMPSLWETNGNLSMTSYGEEVPCLRLNKMDSYLKMASAKERISSVKFFAKSSSSTKATLAVEAYQNGEWKQIATLQGGADMASGDTYSYDLPELADSVRLNVIQRTSGAFYIDDVLLGCNALIHEPVAAYQKVSTNGKTEFAFSGLDTDATYALVVNASKKGELSYGSKELIVTPASSTGISSVTATPSRNGQKRYYDLNGRRVSATDMRHGIYIVKQGNSVYKIVR; from the coding sequence ATGAAAAAATTAATCATATTCAGTTTATTGGTGGTCTGCTTTGTGCAGGCCACCTTTGCTATTCCTGCTTATCCGAAACCTTTGAAGGTGAAGCAGGCTGATGGCTCCTGGATCACCATCCAGATGCATGGTGATGAGCATGGCCATTATGTGATGACTTCCGATGGTATTCCGCTCGTGTTCAATGCCCAGCTGCGAAACTACGAGTATGCCGACTGGAAGAATGGTGAGGTGCAGGCTAGCGGCATCAAGGCTACAGAGGCTTCTGACAGAAGTGCTCAGGTCAAGAAGTTCATCGAAAGCCAGGACAAGTCTGCCATCTTGGAATCTTTCAAGCGTGCCCGTCTGCAGCAGCTGCAGCAAGTCTTCTCGGCTCGCAGAAATGCTTCTCTAAAAAACGGCATCAATTCTGCGTCCCCGCTCTCAGCGGTTTCATCGCTGGTCTCCCGTTCCAGCAGCAATCCGCAGGAAGAAAAATTAAATAATTTCCCTACCACAGGCGAAGTTCATTCATTGGTCATCTTGGTGCAGTTTGCTGATACGAAGTTCTCTACCGTGGGTAGCGATGCGCATCAGTTCTTCAACAGTATGCTCAATGAACCGGGTTTTACTTATAGCAATGGTGCCAACGGAAGTGCGAGAGATTTCTATGTGAACAGCTCCAATGGCAAATTCCAACCTCAGTTTGATGTCATCGGCCCTGTAACATTGCCAAAGAAGTATTCTTATTATGGAGCCAACAAGGGTTCTTCTACGGATAATCCGGTAGCCCTGGAGGAGTTCGTGAGAGAGGCTTGTACTCTTGCCGACCCATTGGTGGATTTCTCGCAGTATGATCACAACCAGGATGGCTTCATCGACAATATCTATTTCTTCTATGCCGGAAAGGGTGAGGCTGATTCGGGTGATGGCAATGCCATCTGGCCACATTCTGCCTATTATGCTGATATCGCCAAGGAAGCTGGGGGTACCCAGAAGTCGCTGAAGTTGGATGGCATCGAGGTGGGAAACTATACCTGCAGTAACGAAATCAATGGTACCATCATCACACCTCAGCCTGCGGGCATCGGTACCTTCGTGCATGAATTCGGTCATGTGCTCGGCCTTGCCGATCATTATGATATATATTATGGTATGGCAACCTTTACCCCTGGTTCCTTCGATACCATGGATAGGGCTTCCTACAACAACAACGGCAATACGCCTGCGGCATTCTCTGCCTACGAGCGTGCCTGCCTGGGATGGCTCGACCTGACCGTGTTGAAGAATGGGGTAGATACCCTCAATGTCCTGCCTGACCTGAACGACAGCAACAAGGCATACATGGTGCCTGTGGGAGGAACCAATGATCAGGAATACTTCATCATGGAGAACCGCCAGCAGAAGGGCTGGGATGCGTTCATTCCGGGCCATGGCATGTTGCTCTGGCATATCGATTATGATGCCAAGGCTTGGGAGAAAAATGAGTTGAACATCACTGGCACTCATCAGCGTGTAGATATCGTTGAGGCTGATAACAAGCTTACCGATAATACCCGTTCGGGAGATCCGTTCCCTGGAACATCGAATGTGTCTCAGTGTAATCTGACTTCCTGGGCTGGTGGCAAGGTGATGTCTCTGGATGATATCGAGGAGAAGGATGGCATCATCAATCTCATGCTCGGCGGACTTAATCTGAAACTGAATACTCCTGACGTGAAGGTTACTGAGATCCAGGATAGCAGTATTGTGGTAGGATGGACAGATGTGCCGGTTGCCAAGCGATATGTTCTGAACATCAGCTCAGTGGTGAATGGAAAAAAAGAACCTCTGCCGCTCTATAATAATAAGGTATATACAGCAGCACAGCCTTCTCTTCATGTTGAGCGCTTGAGTCCTGAAACTACCTATGAGATTACCTTGCAGGCAAACCGTGGCTCTTATTCTTCTGATGTCTACACCCAGCAGTTCACTACTGCCGCTATTCCTTTCAGCAAGTATTATGTGACTGATGTAAAGGCTACCGCAGTCGGTAAAACAGGCTTCACGGCTTCATGGAAAGGTATGGAAGCAGCAGATGATTACGTGGTGACCTTGCATCAATTGGTTTATGCTTCAGAGGCAACCCAGAAGGGCTATGACTTCGGCAATGAACTGGAGGGCATGCCATCACTTTGGGAAACCAATGGAAACCTGAGCATGACTTCGTATGGCGAGGAAGTGCCTTGTCTCCGTCTGAACAAGATGGATTCCTATCTGAAGATGGCATCTGCCAAGGAACGTATCTCTTCTGTCAAGTTCTTCGCCAAGTCATCTTCTTCAACCAAGGCAACCTTGGCAGTAGAGGCTTATCAGAATGGAGAATGGAAGCAGATTGCTACTTTGCAGGGAGGTGCAGACATGGCTTCGGGAGATACCTATAGCTATGATTTGCCGGAGTTGGCTGATTCAGTAAGACTGAATGTCATCCAGCGTACTTCCGGTGCTTTCTATATCGATGATGTGCTTTTGGGATGCAATGCATTGATTCACGAACCGGTGGCAGCCTACCAGAAGGTTTCTACCAATGGCAAGACAGAATTTGCATTCTCAGGTCTGGACACAGATGCTACCTATGCGCTGGTAGTAAATGCCAGCAAGAAGGGTGAACTTTCTTACGGTTCCAAGGAACTCATCGTGACACCGGCAAGTTCTACGGGTATCAGTTCTGTCACAGCCACCCCGTCACGTAATGGACAGAAGAGATACTACGATCTCAATGGCCGCAGGGTTTCTGCCACGGATATGCGTCATGGCATTTATATCGTGAAGCAGGGAAACAGCGTATATAAAATCGTTAGATAG
- the rplM gene encoding 50S ribosomal protein L13 has product MDTLSYKTISVNKETAKKEWVVIDATDQVVGRLCSKVAKLLRGKYKPTFTPHVDCGDNVIIINAAKVVFTGKKETDKVYTRYTGYPGGQRFNTPAELRKRPDGMDKILRHAIKGMLPKGPLGRSLMDNLFIYDGTEHKHEAQQPKAIDINQYK; this is encoded by the coding sequence ATGGACACATTAAGTTACAAGACTATTTCCGTAAACAAGGAAACAGCTAAGAAAGAGTGGGTCGTAATCGACGCTACCGACCAGGTTGTAGGTCGCCTCTGCTCTAAGGTTGCTAAATTGCTCCGCGGAAAGTACAAGCCAACTTTCACTCCACACGTAGATTGTGGTGACAACGTAATCATTATCAATGCCGCTAAGGTAGTTTTCACTGGTAAGAAGGAAACAGATAAGGTTTACACTCGTTACACTGGTTATCCAGGTGGTCAGCGCTTCAACACTCCAGCAGAGTTGCGCAAGCGTCCTGATGGAATGGACAAGATCCTCCGTCACGCTATCAAGGGTATGTTGCCAAAGGGCCCTCTCGGTCGTTCTTTGATGGACAACCTCTTCATTTACGATGGCACAGAGCACAAGCACGAGGCACAGCAGCCAAAGGCTATTGATATTAACCAGTATAAATAA
- the rpsI gene encoding 30S ribosomal protein S9, which yields MEVINAIGRRKSAVARVYLTEGTGKITINKKDIETYFPSAILRYVVKQPLQLLEAEGKYDIKANLDGGGFTGQSQALRLAIARALVKIDANDKKALKDAGFMTRDSRAVERKKPGQPKARRRFQFSKR from the coding sequence ATGGAAGTAATTAATGCAATTGGTCGCCGTAAGAGCGCTGTAGCTCGTGTATACCTCACAGAGGGTACCGGTAAGATCACAATCAACAAGAAAGATATTGAGACATATTTCCCATCAGCAATCCTTCGCTATGTAGTAAAGCAGCCATTGCAGTTGCTCGAAGCTGAGGGTAAGTATGATATTAAGGCAAACCTCGACGGTGGTGGTTTCACCGGTCAGAGCCAGGCTCTCCGCCTCGCTATCGCTCGCGCACTCGTTAAGATCGACGCTAACGATAAGAAGGCTTTGAAGGATGCAGGCTTCATGACACGTGACTCACGTGCTGTTGAGCGTAAGAAGCCAGGTCAGCCAAAGGCTCGTCGTCGCTTCCAGTTCAGCAAGCGTTAA
- the rpsB gene encoding 30S ribosomal protein S2 produces MSRTNFDQLLQAGCHFGHLRRKWNPAMAPYIFMERNGIHIIDLNKTVAKIDEAAEALKTIAKTGRKILFVATKKQAKDVVAEKAASINMPYVNERWAGGMLTNFPTIRKAVKKMTNIDRLLNDGTFSNLSKRELLQVSRQRAKLEKNLGSIADMARLPVALFVVDVMKEHIAVKEANRLGIPVFGIVDTNSDPRNVDYVIPANDDAKDSVDAILTAVCGAIAEALEERKAEKADDKAAAEQKDQPKKKAARKDEAE; encoded by the coding sequence ATGTCAAGAACAAATTTTGACCAGTTACTTCAGGCAGGTTGCCACTTCGGACACCTCCGTCGCAAGTGGAATCCAGCAATGGCTCCTTACATCTTCATGGAGCGTAACGGTATTCATATTATCGACCTCAACAAGACTGTCGCTAAGATTGACGAGGCTGCTGAGGCTCTCAAGACAATTGCCAAGACAGGTAGAAAGATCCTGTTTGTCGCTACTAAAAAACAAGCTAAGGACGTAGTTGCTGAGAAGGCAGCTTCTATCAATATGCCATACGTAAACGAGCGTTGGGCTGGTGGTATGCTCACCAACTTCCCTACAATCCGTAAGGCAGTTAAGAAAATGACAAACATCGATCGTCTGTTGAACGATGGTACATTCTCTAACCTCTCTAAGCGCGAGTTGCTTCAGGTAAGCCGCCAGCGTGCTAAGTTGGAGAAGAACCTCGGTTCTATCGCAGATATGGCCCGTCTCCCAGTAGCCCTCTTCGTTGTTGACGTAATGAAGGAGCACATCGCTGTTAAGGAGGCTAACCGTCTTGGTATTCCAGTGTTCGGTATCGTAGATACCAACTCTGATCCTAGGAATGTTGATTACGTTATCCCAGCTAACGACGATGCTAAGGATTCTGTAGATGCTATCCTTACTGCTGTTTGCGGTGCTATCGCTGAGGCTCTCGAGGAGCGCAAGGCTGAGAAGGCTGACGACAAGGCTGCTGCTGAGCAGAAGGACCAGCCTAAGAAGAAGGCTGCCCGCAAGGACGAGGCTGAGTAA
- the tsf gene encoding translation elongation factor Ts: MAVSIEDIKKLRAMTGAGLADVKKALTEAEGDFDKAKELLRERGLAIAAKRSDRETSNGCVLVKKVNDFAAIIALKCETDFVANGADFIKLTSDILDAAIAAKAHTLDEVKTLKVGDADVQAAVTQRSGITGEKMELDGYCVLEGDNIEVYDHMNKHTLCTMVQLNENNEEAGHKVAMQVAAMRPVALDESSVSEETKKTELEVAVAKTKEELVEKAVNAALKKAGINPAHVDSEEHIESNTKKGWLTPEQAEEARNIKKTVGEEKAATLNPTMIQNIANGRLAKFFKENCLVDQEFQFGDGDKQTVAQYLASQSKDLKIVAYQRFTLAAE; encoded by the coding sequence ATGGCTGTTTCAATTGAAGATATCAAGAAACTTCGCGCTATGACTGGTGCTGGTCTTGCTGACGTTAAGAAGGCACTCACAGAGGCTGAAGGTGATTTCGATAAGGCAAAGGAGTTGCTCCGTGAGCGTGGTCTCGCTATCGCTGCTAAGCGTTCTGACCGTGAGACTTCTAACGGTTGCGTTCTCGTTAAGAAGGTTAACGATTTCGCTGCTATCATCGCTCTCAAGTGCGAGACTGACTTCGTAGCTAATGGTGCTGACTTCATCAAGTTGACATCTGATATCCTCGACGCTGCTATCGCTGCCAAGGCTCACACTCTCGACGAGGTGAAGACTTTGAAGGTTGGCGATGCTGATGTTCAGGCTGCTGTTACACAGCGCTCTGGTATCACTGGCGAGAAGATGGAGCTCGACGGCTACTGTGTTCTCGAGGGTGACAACATTGAGGTTTACGACCACATGAACAAGCACACATTGTGTACTATGGTTCAGCTCAACGAGAACAACGAGGAGGCTGGTCACAAGGTAGCTATGCAGGTTGCTGCTATGCGCCCTGTAGCTCTCGACGAGTCTTCAGTTTCTGAGGAGACTAAGAAGACTGAGCTCGAGGTTGCTGTTGCCAAGACTAAGGAAGAGCTCGTAGAGAAGGCTGTTAACGCTGCTTTGAAGAAGGCTGGCATCAACCCAGCTCACGTTGACTCTGAGGAGCACATCGAGAGCAACACCAAGAAGGGTTGGTTGACACCTGAGCAGGCTGAAGAGGCTCGCAACATCAAGAAGACTGTTGGTGAGGAGAAGGCTGCTACTTTGAACCCTACTATGATCCAGAACATTGCTAATGGTCGTCTGGCTAAGTTCTTCAAGGAGAACTGTCTCGTTGACCAGGAGTTCCAGTTCGGTGACGGTGACAAGCAGACTGTTGCTCAGTACCTCGCTTCTCAGAGCAAGGATCTCAAGATCGTTGCTTACCAGCGCTTTACTCTTGCTGCTGAGTAA